Proteins encoded in a region of the Ziziphus jujuba cultivar Dongzao chromosome 3, ASM3175591v1 genome:
- the LOC107422475 gene encoding phloretin 4'-O-glucosyltransferase, with the protein MVNPPRFLIVCYQEQGHLNPTLQLAKRLTSIGVHVTFLTSLSAYLRMAKASNSNLNTVDGLSFSHFSDGYDDGYKPGVDGDHYFSEIRRCGSQALSDLIISGANEGRPFSCVVCNIMLPWAAQVADEFNIPSVLLWIQAATVFDIYYYYFHGYGDMISEIISSSTTTDDPLNLLELPGLPLKLTGRDLPSFIGSTNAYSFVTTVLKELFEKLLVKEGKSIVLVNTFDAIEHEALKAIEKVDLVGIGPLVPSAFLDRKDPSDTSFGVDLYKGSRDYNEWLNSKPKESVIYISFGSLIVLSKLQMEEIESALLGCGRPFLWVITQKQNPEEKKEENGGLSCKEELEKLGKIVPWCSQVEVLSNPSLGCFVTHCGWNSTLESLVCGVPLVAFPQWTDQGTNAKLIEDSWKNGLRVRTNKEGIVESHEIKKCLELVMGDEEIRMNTKKWKDLSIQAAMEGGSSDKNLKAFLEDIIQDKTTS; encoded by the coding sequence ATGGTGAACCCTCCTCGCTTTCTCATCGTCTGCTACCAAGAACAAGGTCACCTAAACCCTACCCTTCAATTAGCAAAGCGCCTCACCTCCATTGGAGTACATGTCACCTTTTTAACCTCCCTTTCAGCCTACCTACGCATGGCCAAAGCTTCTAATTCCAACCTCAATACCGTTGATGGCTTGTCATTTTCCCACTTCTCTGATGGCTACGACGACGGTTACAAGCCCGGTGTTGACGGTGATCACTATTTCTCGGAGATAAGACGTTGTGGTTCGCAAGCTCTCTCTGATCTCATCATCTCTGGCGCAAATGAAGGCCGTCCTTTCAGTTGTGTGGTGTGTAACATTATGCTCCCTTGGGCGGCACAAGTGGCAGACGAGTTTAATATTCCGTCCGTTCTGCTTTGGATTCAGGCGGCTACCGTCTTCGATATCTACTACTATTACTTCCATGGTTATGGAGATATGATCAGTGAGATTATTAGTAGTAGTACTACCACTGATGATCCTTTAAATTTACTAGAATTACCAGGATTGCCATTGAAGCTCACTGGTCGTGATCTTCCTTCCTTCATAGGCTCTACAAACGCTTACAGTTTTGTCACCACTGTATTGAAAGAGCTGTTTGAGAAATTGCTTGTGAAAGAAGGCAAATCAATAGTGTTGGTGAACACCTTCGATGCGATAGAGCACGAGGCCTTGAAAGCAATTGAAAAGGTCGATTTGGTAGGAATTGGACCGTTGGTTCCATCTGCTTTCTTGGATAGAAAAGATCCATCAGATACTTCATTTGGAGTTGATCTTTACAAAGGTTCAAGGGATTATAATGAATGGTTGAACTCCAAGCCTAAAGAATCTGTAATTTACATTTCGTTTGGAAGCTTGATTGTGCTATCGAAGTTGCAAATGGAGGAAATTGAAAGCGCTTTGTTGGGTTGTGGCCGTCCTTTCTTGTGGGTGATAACACAGAAACAAAACCcagaagagaagaaagaagaaaatggagGATTGAGTTGCAAAGAGGAATTGGAGAAGCTTGGGAAGATAGTTCCATGGTGTTCTCAGGTGGAGGTTTTATCAAATCCTTCATTGGGTTGCTTTGTGACTCATTGTGGATGGAATTCGACATTGGAGAGCTTGGTTTGTGGGGTTCCACTGGTGGCATTTCCTCAGTGGACAGACCAGGGAACCAACGCAAAGTTGATAGAGGATTCATGGAAAAATGGTTTGAGAGTTAGGACAAATAAGGAAGGGATTGTTGAAAGTCATGAGATTAAAAAGTGCTTGGAATTGGTAATGGGAGATGAAGAAATAAGAATGAATACTAAGAAATGGAAGGATTTGAGTATTCAAGCTGCCATGGAAGGTGGGTCTTCTGATAAGAATCTCAAGGCATTTTTGGAAGATATAATTCAGGACAAAACTACTtcgtaa